A single Brassica rapa cultivar Chiifu-401-42 chromosome A04, CAAS_Brap_v3.01, whole genome shotgun sequence DNA region contains:
- the LOC103864611 gene encoding putative FBD-associated F-box protein At5g56700 isoform X2 — protein sequence MSIVTTRFHKDCILSTKRIFYILTLSPFVDEYVVVTPSLKYFKVEEYMLNYSYLVRHMPEVEEADINVQYYLFNIFDSFTSVKRLSLCVSFNIISDEYMYHDGIFFNRLEHLKLCIRFDYWSKLLFRLLHDSPNLRVLNLCVSSLFTELEEYDLAKLVEDLFDSELLIFV from the exons ATGAGTATCGTAACTACAAGATTTCACAAAGATTGTATCTTATCTACTAAGAGAATATTCTATATTCTAACATTGTCTCCTTTCGTTGATGAGTATGTGGTAGTGACTCCTTCTCTGAAGTATTTCAAAGTTGAGGAATATATGTTGAACTACTCTTATTTGGTTAGACATATGCCTGAGGTTGAAGAGGCAGACATCAATGTCCAGTAttatttgtttaatatcttCGATTCCTTCACATCTGTCAAACGCCTCTCCTTGTGCGTATCATTCAACATCATTTCAGATGAG TATATGTATCATGATGGTATATTCTTCAATCGGCTTGAACATCTGAAGCTATGTATACGCTTTGATTATTGGTCCAAGTTGCTTTTCCGTCTGCTCCATGATTCTCCTAATCTGCGAGTTCTTAATCTCTGTGTCTCT TCACTTTTTACAGAACTTGAGGAATATGATCTAGCGAAACTTGTAGAAGATCTCTTCGATTCTGAGTTGCTCATATTTGTTTAA
- the LOC103864611 gene encoding putative FBD-associated F-box protein At5g56700 isoform X1 produces MSIVTTRFHKDCILSTKRIFYILTLSPFVDEYVVVTPSLKYFKVEEYMLNYSYLVRHMPEVEEADINVQYYLFNIFDSFTSVKRLSLCVSFNIISDEYMYHDGIFFNRLEHLKLCIRFDYWSKLLFRLLHDSPNLRVLNLCVSKYIRFKKYEPINWNSSEISVPSCLLESLETFEFAEYRGSREERDFVSFIIRHACHLKSSTITPLISFQKVLMSAKEESHIRFWIF; encoded by the exons ATGAGTATCGTAACTACAAGATTTCACAAAGATTGTATCTTATCTACTAAGAGAATATTCTATATTCTAACATTGTCTCCTTTCGTTGATGAGTATGTGGTAGTGACTCCTTCTCTGAAGTATTTCAAAGTTGAGGAATATATGTTGAACTACTCTTATTTGGTTAGACATATGCCTGAGGTTGAAGAGGCAGACATCAATGTCCAGTAttatttgtttaatatcttCGATTCCTTCACATCTGTCAAACGCCTCTCCTTGTGCGTATCATTCAACATCATTTCAGATGAG TATATGTATCATGATGGTATATTCTTCAATCGGCTTGAACATCTGAAGCTATGTATACGCTTTGATTATTGGTCCAAGTTGCTTTTCCGTCTGCTCCATGATTCTCCTAATCTGCGAGTTCTTAATCTCTGTGTCTCT aaatataTACGTTTCAAGAAGTATGAACCAATTAACTGGAACAGCAGCGAGATCTCTGTGCCTAGCTGTTTGTTGGAGAGCCTTGAAACGTTCGAGTTTGCAGAGTACAGGGGAAGTCGAGAAGAGAGAGACTTCGTGAGTTTTATCATCAGACACGCTTGTCACTTGAAGTCCTCGACGATTACGCCTCTGATTTCGTTTCAGAAAGTTCTGATGAGTGCTAAGGAGGAGTCTCATATTCGATTCTGGATTTTTTAg